From Heliomicrobium gestii, a single genomic window includes:
- a CDS encoding methyl-accepting chemotaxis protein translates to MKMHRNLRAKIIGGFALLFLFLAGLFGADTYLSYQVIVLQDQALDQQKEAQFMLELENAHLVWMTDLKESLLTGKSFTGTLDHTKCKLGSWYYEYMTTAEYQQMSPEMKSALKELEEPHRLLHAYGGEAAALINSGKLAEAEKVYQQKLTPVTEKTYSLIRQLMNDKLTRSADLSKQANEQHEKVSRLFWIISVAGLLIAGLAAAYLSTGIARPIQETIETIATTTAEVAASVEQNERTAISQSSSVAEVTSTMEELRISSDQSFQQARRIADNAQQSAQAAVGGMGTAEGMIREMRELKEKVNSIAVQMLNLSEQVGQIGVISGTVKELADQTNMLALNAAVEAARAGEHGRGFSVVSAEIRKLADQSKKASQRIGAIVSEVQKATNTTVMVTEEGTKKVDATERSTLHTVEAFSGLHQSMDEISHYVQQVSLNLQQQSEAVSGVTKAMEEILRGTRETASAISQTKSGMQNLNKVGLMLKDMV, encoded by the coding sequence ATGAAGATGCATAGGAATCTGCGGGCCAAGATCATCGGAGGATTCGCCCTGCTTTTTTTATTCCTGGCTGGGCTGTTTGGCGCAGATACGTACCTCAGCTACCAGGTCATCGTCTTACAGGACCAAGCGTTGGACCAGCAGAAAGAGGCTCAGTTCATGCTGGAATTGGAAAACGCCCACCTGGTCTGGATGACGGATCTGAAAGAATCGCTGCTGACAGGAAAATCCTTTACGGGGACTTTGGATCATACCAAGTGCAAACTCGGCAGCTGGTACTACGAGTATATGACCACCGCCGAGTACCAGCAGATGTCGCCGGAGATGAAGAGCGCCCTGAAGGAGTTGGAGGAGCCCCATCGCTTGCTCCATGCCTATGGTGGAGAGGCGGCGGCGCTGATCAACAGCGGGAAGCTGGCTGAAGCGGAAAAGGTCTATCAGCAAAAGCTGACACCGGTGACGGAAAAGACCTACAGCCTGATCCGGCAGTTGATGAACGACAAGCTGACCCGTTCGGCAGACCTTTCTAAACAGGCCAACGAGCAGCATGAGAAGGTGAGCCGTCTCTTTTGGATCATCTCTGTGGCTGGCTTGCTGATTGCCGGGCTGGCGGCGGCCTATCTCTCGACGGGCATCGCCCGACCCATCCAAGAAACGATCGAGACGATCGCCACGACGACGGCGGAAGTGGCGGCATCGGTGGAACAAAATGAGCGCACCGCCATCTCTCAGTCTTCCTCGGTGGCGGAAGTCACCTCGACGATGGAAGAACTGCGCATCTCCTCGGACCAATCGTTCCAGCAGGCGCGCCGTATCGCCGATAATGCCCAGCAATCGGCGCAAGCCGCCGTCGGCGGCATGGGGACGGCCGAAGGGATGATCCGGGAGATGCGGGAGTTGAAGGAGAAAGTCAATTCCATCGCGGTGCAGATGTTGAACCTGAGTGAACAAGTGGGTCAGATCGGCGTCATCAGCGGCACCGTCAAGGAACTGGCCGATCAGACAAACATGCTCGCCCTTAACGCAGCAGTAGAAGCGGCTAGGGCCGGTGAGCATGGGCGCGGTTTCTCTGTTGTTTCCGCCGAGATCCGCAAGCTGGCTGATCAGAGCAAAAAAGCCTCCCAGCGCATCGGCGCCATCGTCAGCGAGGTGCAGAAGGCTACGAACACCACGGTGATGGTGACGGAAGAGGGAACGAAAAAGGTGGACGCCACTGAGCGGTCGACTTTGCATACGGTGGAGGCTTTCAGCGGACTGCATCAGAGCATGGACGAGATCTCTCACTATGTCCAGCAGGTTTCGCTGAACCTGCAGCAGCAATCGGAAGCAGTGTCCGGCGTAACGAAAGCCATGGAGGAGATCCTCCGGGGCACCAGGGAAACGGCTTCCGCCATCAGCCAGACGAAAAGCGGCATGCAGAACCTGAACAAGGTCGGGCTCATGCTGAAAGATATGGTTTAG
- a CDS encoding hybrid sensor histidine kinase/response regulator has translation MRIGDDELRELFQIESTERLDRMEANLLRLEAAGADPSLLTELYRDAHSLKGAARLVEQREMEQLAHQMEDCFDQVKSGALPITPDLVTELEGSIDHLRQMAYRAVVGEAAPALSPDAPPSPSPTEQPDRAQDAPQDAPQDAGSDEPDKSPESAAATGFSGTSQMPPPLIETAISPEKQATGPATAESAPSREPESSDIARFETVRIATSRLDDLLQETGELTVVQRRIDDRTHQIEQLISTLEEAVITSSSLQRSAGKASSALGLSLFHGRFAQVIRDFSELHKLLLADSERLSFIANRLHDEVRDLRLMPLSILFGQFPRLVRDLARDQGKEIRLEISGDDILVDKLLLEQLKDPLVHLIRNAIDHGVERADRRREMGKPAQATIRLMASQTETHVCLEVADDGAGLDITAIRRKAMSQSLRSRDELEAMTPHQIEMLVFESGFTTRTAVSNISGRGIGLDVVKDRVEKLKGVVQIRTTPGQGCLFSLKLPRSLMTTAIIVVKAGGYLYGIPAEMVVNLIRVSTKDIYKSGGAPTIAYEGQPISVAELRSLLEVEGPAKPPGGDYRFCVVISTGETADRLALIVDDFIAEGQVIVKPFCSLLKRVRNVLGATTLATGEVCMVLNPHDLIRTVRKGGGRQLPDLIPQAAAKPRVLLADDSITTRVQLKRIVESVGYEAITCVNGAEAWQRLQQRDVQAVLSDVEMPEMDGFALTEKIRQAPALKDLPVILITSLSRDTERQRGVAVGADAYIVKSSFDQEFLLETLRRLM, from the coding sequence ATGCGGATCGGCGATGATGAACTGCGCGAACTGTTCCAGATCGAATCGACGGAGCGCTTGGATCGCATGGAAGCCAATCTCTTGCGACTGGAAGCGGCGGGCGCCGACCCGTCCCTGTTGACGGAACTGTACCGGGACGCCCACAGCCTCAAGGGCGCCGCCCGACTGGTCGAACAGAGGGAAATGGAACAGCTTGCCCACCAGATGGAAGACTGCTTCGATCAGGTAAAGAGCGGCGCTTTACCGATTACGCCCGATTTAGTAACAGAATTGGAGGGTTCCATCGACCATCTCCGGCAGATGGCCTACCGGGCGGTCGTCGGCGAGGCGGCGCCGGCTTTGTCGCCCGACGCGCCGCCGAGCCCGTCGCCGACTGAACAGCCCGATAGGGCGCAGGATGCGCCGCAAGACGCGCCGCAAGACGCCGGAAGCGATGAGCCGGATAAGTCGCCTGAGTCGGCAGCGGCCACCGGTTTTTCCGGAACCTCTCAGATGCCCCCTCCGCTTATCGAGACGGCTATTTCCCCTGAAAAGCAGGCCACTGGCCCGGCGACGGCCGAGTCGGCCCCCTCGCGGGAACCGGAAAGTTCGGACATCGCCCGTTTTGAAACGGTGCGCATCGCCACATCCCGCCTCGATGATCTGCTTCAGGAAACGGGCGAACTGACGGTCGTGCAGCGGCGGATCGACGATCGCACCCACCAGATCGAGCAGTTGATCAGTACCCTGGAGGAGGCTGTGATCACCTCATCCAGCCTCCAGAGGAGCGCCGGTAAGGCGTCGTCGGCGTTGGGGCTGTCCCTGTTTCACGGTCGTTTCGCCCAGGTGATCCGCGACTTTTCCGAACTGCACAAACTCCTTCTGGCCGATAGCGAACGGCTCTCTTTTATCGCCAATCGCCTTCATGACGAGGTGCGCGACTTGCGGCTCATGCCCCTGAGCATCCTCTTTGGGCAGTTTCCCCGTCTGGTTCGCGACCTGGCCCGCGATCAGGGAAAGGAGATCCGCCTCGAAATCAGCGGTGACGACATCCTGGTGGATAAGTTGCTCCTGGAACAACTCAAAGATCCCCTCGTCCACCTGATCCGCAACGCCATCGATCATGGCGTGGAAAGGGCGGACCGCCGCCGGGAAATGGGAAAACCGGCGCAGGCGACGATTCGCCTGATGGCGAGCCAGACGGAAACCCATGTCTGCCTGGAGGTGGCCGATGATGGCGCCGGCCTTGACATCACCGCCATCCGGCGCAAGGCCATGAGTCAATCCCTGCGCAGCCGCGACGAACTGGAAGCGATGACACCGCACCAAATCGAAATGCTTGTTTTCGAATCCGGCTTCACCACGCGGACGGCTGTATCCAACATCTCCGGTCGTGGGATCGGACTGGATGTGGTCAAAGACAGGGTGGAAAAACTAAAAGGCGTCGTACAGATCCGGACGACGCCTGGACAGGGATGCCTATTCTCTCTCAAACTCCCCCGTTCGCTGATGACAACGGCGATCATCGTCGTTAAGGCGGGAGGATATCTTTACGGCATACCGGCCGAAATGGTCGTCAACCTGATCCGCGTCTCCACGAAAGACATCTATAAAAGCGGTGGCGCGCCGACGATTGCTTATGAAGGACAGCCCATCTCGGTGGCAGAGCTGCGGTCTTTGTTGGAGGTGGAGGGACCGGCAAAGCCGCCCGGCGGTGACTACCGGTTTTGCGTCGTTATCTCCACCGGAGAGACGGCGGATCGCCTGGCTTTGATCGTTGACGACTTCATCGCCGAAGGACAGGTGATCGTGAAGCCCTTCTGTTCGTTGCTCAAGCGGGTGCGCAATGTGCTCGGGGCGACGACCCTCGCGACGGGCGAAGTATGTATGGTGCTCAATCCCCATGACCTGATCCGGACGGTGCGCAAGGGCGGCGGGCGACAACTGCCCGACCTGATCCCTCAGGCGGCGGCCAAGCCCAGGGTGTTGCTGGCCGACGACTCGATCACCACACGGGTGCAACTCAAGCGCATCGTCGAAAGCGTAGGCTATGAGGCGATCACCTGTGTAAATGGCGCCGAAGCGTGGCAGCGTTTGCAGCAGCGCGATGTGCAAGCGGTGCTCAGCGACGTGGAGATGCCGGAGATGGACGGTTTTGCCTTGACAGAGAAAATCCGCCAGGCGCCGGCGCTGAAAGACCTCCCAGTGATCCTGATCACATCGCTCAGCCGTGACACGGAACGGCAACGAGGCGTCGCTGTCGGCGCTGACGCCTACATCGTGAAATCATCCTTCGACCAGGAGTTTCTGCTGGAAACGTTGAGGCGGCTCATGTAG
- a CDS encoding CheR family methyltransferase, with the protein MADGLYELQQFISARTGWRFDQSRRDNLLQALERRMDATAIADYGAYRRLLMDEGPVSQEEWRQLIGVITVGETFFFRDRGQFALLRERILPSLLAKGTEKKTLRLWSAGCSTGEEAYSLAILVDTMIGGAPGWTIDIIGTDINEEALTIARAGRYSEWALRATGPELRNGYFHMVDPGRRRRSGAIWEVAPSIRSVVSFYRLNLLDGLLPERFTPALSTDLIICRNVFIYFQTEAIRRVLTAFFRCLNPGGFLLTGHGELLALETGPEGIPFDSKVFPEGHIWQKPVSPRPAGYRSTFSAVPRPVAPQSLPPQPLLTPRFPKQRAASQPPLQPPATPASKARTPDLTDLDASMDRARDFADRREFAKAEECCRTVIAADALYPEVYYLLGLIRLEQGDCQAAHDFLQKALFLAPDHGAAQTEMNHVRLLLKENER; encoded by the coding sequence ATGGCTGACGGGTTGTATGAACTGCAGCAGTTCATTTCGGCGCGAACGGGATGGCGCTTTGACCAGTCTCGCCGGGACAACCTGTTGCAGGCGCTGGAAAGGCGGATGGATGCCACGGCGATCGCCGATTACGGCGCCTACCGCCGGCTGCTTATGGATGAGGGACCCGTGAGTCAAGAGGAGTGGCGGCAACTGATCGGCGTCATCACGGTGGGGGAGACCTTTTTCTTCCGGGACCGCGGTCAGTTCGCCCTGCTCCGCGAGCGGATCCTGCCTTCGCTGTTGGCGAAGGGGACGGAAAAGAAGACGTTGCGCCTGTGGAGCGCCGGTTGTTCCACCGGGGAAGAGGCCTATTCCCTGGCCATACTCGTCGATACAATGATTGGGGGCGCGCCGGGGTGGACGATCGACATCATCGGCACGGACATCAACGAAGAAGCGCTGACCATTGCCCGCGCCGGCCGTTACAGCGAATGGGCCTTGCGCGCCACCGGGCCGGAACTGCGCAACGGCTACTTTCATATGGTCGACCCGGGACGCCGGCGACGCAGCGGGGCCATCTGGGAGGTGGCGCCTTCCATCCGTTCGGTCGTCTCCTTTTACCGGTTGAACCTGCTTGATGGTCTGTTGCCGGAGCGGTTCACGCCTGCCCTGTCGACAGACTTGATCATCTGCCGCAATGTCTTCATCTATTTTCAAACTGAAGCGATTCGACGGGTTCTTACCGCTTTTTTTCGTTGCCTCAATCCCGGCGGTTTTTTACTGACCGGTCATGGTGAACTGTTGGCCCTGGAAACAGGGCCGGAAGGAATCCCCTTCGATTCGAAGGTTTTCCCGGAGGGCCATATCTGGCAAAAGCCGGTCAGCCCTAGGCCCGCCGGGTATCGATCGACTTTCTCGGCGGTACCGAGGCCTGTGGCCCCGCAGTCGTTGCCGCCGCAGCCATTATTGACTCCACGATTTCCAAAACAGCGAGCGGCCAGCCAGCCGCCTCTTCAACCACCGGCGACTCCGGCCTCAAAGGCGCGAACGCCGGACTTGACCGATCTTGATGCGAGCATGGACAGAGCCCGCGATTTTGCGGACCGGCGTGAGTTTGCCAAGGCGGAAGAGTGCTGCCGGACGGTAATCGCTGCCGATGCCCTCTATCCCGAGGTGTATTACCTGCTTGGATTGATCCGTCTCGAACAGGGCGATTGCCAGGCCGCCCACGATTTTTTGCAAAAGGCGCTTTTCCTGGCGCCTGACCATGGCGCGGCTCAGACGGAAATGAACCATGTCCGGTTGCTGTTAAAGGAGAATGAACGATGA
- a CDS encoding chemotaxis protein CheW has product MLLSHQGQRYAVPALSVRQISPLPHLQKAVEYPPPVAGLLNWREQVIPVLDLSLCLGRRGRPLSLNDRLIVLEAEGQIFGLIVEDCCEMRDFSDETLRLPTVFQGPAGFPSYMKRAFSDRDGLCFLIDLPRLLAEAVTEATWGDDDPGAVGGKNAAGAWTERERRILLTRTRALQRGRHRDSDSGTRMGAVVVIGQESFWIDIRFVREFAPADPLIPIPCTPPFVAGVSKLRGQLITVFDLRTLLGAAGEGDARQAGKLVVVEVDGVLAALLVESVIDVAPIRPEKIRRSPLALQRIPEEYAGGEVQYGEKARATILDVARILSGGDMEIHDEV; this is encoded by the coding sequence ATGCTCTTGTCGCACCAGGGGCAGCGCTATGCCGTTCCGGCCCTGTCGGTCCGGCAGATCAGTCCCCTGCCCCATTTGCAGAAGGCGGTTGAATATCCGCCGCCAGTGGCCGGTTTGCTCAACTGGCGTGAACAGGTGATTCCGGTGCTGGATCTGTCCCTTTGCCTGGGACGGCGTGGTCGGCCCCTGTCCCTGAACGACCGGTTGATCGTGCTGGAGGCGGAAGGACAGATCTTTGGGCTCATCGTCGAGGATTGCTGCGAGATGCGCGATTTTTCAGACGAGACGCTTCGCCTGCCGACAGTCTTTCAGGGACCGGCAGGCTTTCCTTCCTATATGAAACGGGCCTTTTCCGACCGGGACGGCCTCTGCTTCCTGATCGACCTTCCCCGCCTGCTGGCGGAAGCGGTTACCGAGGCAACCTGGGGTGACGATGACCCGGGCGCAGTCGGGGGAAAGAATGCCGCCGGCGCCTGGACAGAGAGAGAGCGCCGGATTCTGTTGACCCGAACGCGGGCGTTGCAACGGGGAAGACACAGGGACAGTGACAGCGGGACCCGTATGGGCGCTGTCGTTGTCATCGGTCAGGAATCGTTCTGGATCGACATTCGCTTCGTGCGGGAGTTTGCGCCAGCCGATCCGTTGATCCCCATCCCGTGCACGCCGCCCTTTGTCGCCGGTGTCAGCAAGCTGCGAGGACAACTGATCACCGTCTTTGACCTCCGGACGTTGCTGGGCGCCGCCGGGGAGGGAGATGCGCGACAGGCGGGGAAGCTGGTCGTTGTCGAGGTTGACGGGGTGCTGGCTGCCCTTCTGGTGGAATCGGTGATCGATGTTGCGCCGATTCGCCCGGAGAAGATCCGCCGTTCGCCGTTGGCGCTGCAGCGGATACCGGAAGAGTATGCCGGCGGGGAAGTCCAATACGGGGAAAAGGCGAGGGCAACCATCCTCGATGTGGCGCGAATCCTCTCCGGAGGAGACATGGAGATTCACGACGAGGTTTGA